From Levilactobacillus zymae, a single genomic window includes:
- the murA gene encoding UDP-N-acetylglucosamine 1-carboxyvinyltransferase has protein sequence MEKIVVHGGNRLSGVVHIEGAKNAVLPILAASILARDGITHLANVPVLSDVYTMNKVLRFLNLSVDFDEAHRQITIDATKQLSSEAPFEYVSKMRASIVVMGPLVARLGHARVALPGGCAIGTRPIDLHLKGLEALGARIEQHDGYIEAFADHLTGSHIYLDFPSVGATQNIMMAACLAQGTTEIDNVAREPEIVDLANVLNKMGAHVRGAGTETIRIEGVAAMHGTDHNVVQDRIEAGTFMVAAALTHGNVLIQDGIVEHNKPLISKLQEMGVQVTEETEGIRVIGPQTLQPTDVKTLPYPGFPTDMQPQMTILQLAAEGTSTMTETVFENRFMHLEELRRMNAQFQINGRTVVMHGPTDFNGAEVAATDLRAAAALVLAGLVADGYTQVTNLKYLDRGYYEFHKKLTALGAQVNRISVPDNEAVVLKNKRINNEV, from the coding sequence ATGGAAAAAATCGTTGTTCATGGTGGGAACCGCTTATCTGGTGTTGTCCACATCGAAGGCGCTAAGAACGCCGTTTTGCCTATTCTGGCAGCGTCCATCTTAGCACGTGATGGGATTACACATTTAGCAAATGTTCCGGTCCTATCTGACGTCTACACGATGAATAAGGTTCTGCGGTTCTTGAATTTAAGCGTGGATTTTGATGAAGCTCACCGACAAATCACGATTGATGCAACTAAGCAACTGTCGAGTGAAGCGCCGTTTGAGTACGTTTCGAAAATGCGGGCCTCGATTGTGGTCATGGGGCCACTGGTAGCCCGGTTAGGCCATGCCCGAGTCGCATTACCGGGGGGCTGTGCCATTGGAACACGGCCGATTGACCTGCATCTGAAGGGGTTAGAGGCCTTAGGTGCCCGGATCGAACAGCATGACGGGTACATCGAAGCGTTCGCCGATCATTTAACTGGGAGCCATATCTACTTAGACTTTCCGAGTGTTGGGGCCACGCAAAATATCATGATGGCCGCTTGTTTAGCCCAAGGAACCACCGAAATTGACAACGTGGCCCGCGAACCTGAAATCGTGGATTTAGCCAACGTGTTGAATAAGATGGGAGCTCACGTTCGCGGTGCCGGGACCGAAACGATTCGGATCGAGGGTGTTGCGGCCATGCACGGTACGGATCATAACGTCGTGCAGGACCGGATCGAGGCGGGAACCTTTATGGTTGCTGCGGCGTTGACCCACGGGAACGTATTGATTCAAGACGGCATTGTCGAACACAACAAGCCGTTGATTTCCAAACTCCAGGAGATGGGGGTTCAGGTTACCGAAGAAACTGAAGGCATCCGGGTAATCGGACCACAGACGTTACAACCCACCGATGTGAAAACCTTACCTTATCCAGGGTTCCCAACGGATATGCAGCCGCAGATGACCATTCTGCAGTTAGCCGCTGAAGGAACTAGTACCATGACTGAAACCGTCTTTGAAAACCGTTTCATGCATCTGGAGGAGCTGCGGCGGATGAACGCTCAGTTCCAAATTAATGGCCGGACCGTGGTGATGCACGGGCCAACCGATTTTAACGGTGCTGAGGTGGCCGCTACCGATTTGCGGGCTGCCGCGGCGCTGGTCTTGGCTGGTCTGGTAGCTGATGGGTACACCCAGGTGACTAACTTGAAGTACCTGGACCGCGGCTACTACGAGTTCCACAAGAAGTTGACCGCACTAGGGGCCCAAGTGAACCGGATTTCTGTACCGGATAACGAGGCAGTTGTGCTTAAGAATAAGCGAATTAATAACGAAGTTTAA
- a CDS encoding DUF1146 family protein has translation MKLLGIQGILTIISHLSFIALAFWAISALHIERLMPFNPRQARVLIVMLAVAVGFGCSSFFLDFIDNVRNLGYLVR, from the coding sequence ATGAAGTTACTTGGCATCCAAGGAATTTTAACCATTATTAGTCATTTAAGCTTTATCGCGCTGGCCTTTTGGGCGATTTCGGCGCTGCATATTGAACGATTGATGCCATTTAACCCGCGACAAGCCCGAGTTTTAATTGTGATGCTTGCCGTGGCAGTGGGTTTTGGCTGCAGCTCATTTTTCCTAGATTTCATTGATAATGTTCGTAATCTGGGCTACCTGGTGCGGTAG
- a CDS encoding F0F1 ATP synthase subunit epsilon gives MADNASVLSVSIVTPDGRVYEHQGTFLVVTTEVGELGIMPNHVPVISPLAVNVVRVQHDDAEDKIAVNGGFLEFSNNTATIVADSAERQDDIDVARAENARQRAEETIKKAQAAHDADNLARAQVALRRAVNRINVAKH, from the coding sequence TTGGCTGATAATGCATCAGTTTTATCCGTTAGTATCGTCACTCCCGATGGTCGTGTGTACGAACACCAAGGAACCTTCTTAGTCGTGACGACTGAGGTGGGAGAATTGGGGATCATGCCGAACCACGTCCCGGTCATTTCCCCTTTGGCGGTGAATGTCGTGCGGGTACAGCATGATGATGCAGAAGACAAGATTGCCGTTAACGGCGGCTTCTTGGAATTCTCCAACAACACGGCTACCATTGTTGCTGACAGTGCGGAACGTCAAGATGACATTGACGTTGCGCGGGCTGAAAATGCTCGGCAACGGGCCGAAGAGACCATCAAGAAGGCGCAAGCTGCTCATGATGCGGACAATTTGGCTCGGGCACAGGTTGCTTTGCGGCGAGCTGTTAACCGGATCAATGTGGCTAAGCACTAA